The Listeria monocytogenes genome window below encodes:
- a CDS encoding HSP90 family protein: MENHSHRFQVNLAGMIDILSNHLYDEKDVYIRELLQNATDAIRARKILTPTLEGKILVSLTGNTNEKTLILEDNGIGLTEEEVHAFLATIANSSKGEKDFDGEHSNDFIGRFGIGLLSCFIVSDEIVMISTSKKDGDTTEWRGKADGTYSVRKIEAETREPGTQVYLRLRADLEEHPECEDVEELINTLKKYGSSLESNIIVEINGLEEEINSWTKQFSNKETLFNLPREQIIKYGEYILGTHFQDYFLIENESGRTFGIAYMIPHAVQMNATRKHTVFLNNMYVTSEANNILPDWSFFAKCVLWTDELQPVASREAFYKNERLTSVSDELGVALKKGIETLSEEALKKLLATHYLGFKALASEDVPFLKLIYPYLPVRTLNGEEKLGDIIDKNDVIYYTYSVDDFRQIKDIARSSGMTLINGGYSYDSPILAQLSYFVEGTEFILIEPEEMTNKLRPMTVSEEQAYQPILTEMNSMMADFDTDVLIKHFEPKDLPIIFIHSTATQELRELERAVEETNSVFSDILESIQKEQEPAPLAHLYLNLDNELIKRLFTSEKTVKELSVIVNVLYIQALLLGHYPLKRKEMKLMNQNMLQILEML, encoded by the coding sequence ATGGAAAATCACTCTCACCGTTTTCAGGTGAACTTGGCTGGTATGATTGATATTCTCTCCAACCACCTTTATGACGAAAAAGATGTTTATATTCGCGAATTACTGCAAAATGCAACCGATGCCATTCGTGCTAGAAAAATTTTAACGCCAACTTTAGAAGGAAAAATCCTCGTGTCTCTAACAGGGAACACAAATGAAAAAACTTTGATTTTAGAAGATAACGGAATTGGTTTGACCGAAGAGGAAGTCCACGCTTTTCTCGCAACGATTGCTAATTCTTCTAAAGGCGAAAAAGACTTTGATGGCGAGCATTCCAATGATTTCATCGGTCGTTTTGGAATTGGCTTACTTTCTTGTTTTATTGTTAGTGATGAAATTGTAATGATTTCCACTTCCAAGAAAGATGGTGATACAACAGAATGGCGTGGTAAAGCGGACGGGACTTATTCGGTTCGAAAAATAGAAGCGGAAACTCGCGAACCAGGTACACAAGTGTATTTGCGCTTACGTGCTGATTTAGAGGAGCATCCTGAATGCGAGGATGTAGAAGAATTAATTAATACATTGAAAAAATACGGCTCCTCTTTAGAAAGTAATATAATAGTAGAAATCAATGGTTTAGAAGAAGAAATTAATAGTTGGACCAAACAGTTTTCGAACAAAGAAACGTTATTCAATCTTCCAAGAGAGCAAATAATTAAGTACGGTGAATATATTTTGGGGACGCATTTTCAAGATTATTTCTTAATTGAAAATGAATCCGGGAGAACATTTGGGATTGCTTATATGATTCCCCATGCTGTTCAAATGAATGCGACACGTAAGCACACAGTATTTTTAAATAATATGTATGTTACTAGTGAAGCGAATAATATTTTGCCGGATTGGTCCTTCTTCGCTAAATGTGTGCTTTGGACAGACGAACTTCAACCCGTTGCTTCCCGTGAAGCCTTTTATAAAAATGAGCGCTTAACCAGTGTTTCCGATGAGCTAGGCGTTGCTTTGAAAAAAGGTATTGAAACACTTTCGGAAGAGGCACTAAAGAAATTGTTAGCAACACATTATCTCGGTTTTAAAGCACTTGCGAGTGAAGACGTACCATTTTTAAAATTAATTTATCCTTACCTTCCAGTTCGAACTTTGAATGGAGAGGAAAAACTAGGCGATATAATTGATAAAAATGATGTCATCTACTACACCTATTCGGTCGATGATTTTAGACAAATTAAAGATATTGCGCGATCAAGCGGCATGACACTTATTAACGGCGGTTATTCCTATGACTCTCCAATTTTAGCGCAATTAAGTTATTTTGTTGAGGGAACAGAATTTATCTTAATCGAACCGGAAGAAATGACCAATAAATTACGCCCTATGACAGTGAGTGAAGAACAAGCTTACCAACCTATTTTGACAGAAATGAATAGTATGATGGCTGATTTTGATACAGATGTATTAATTAAACATTTTGAACCGAAAGATTTACCGATTATTTTCATCCATTCTACTGCAACACAGGAATTACGTGAACTAGAACGAGCTGTCGAAGAAACGAATTCTGTTTTTAGTGATATTTTAGAAAGCATTCAAAAAGAGCAAGAACCTGCCCCGCTCGCTCACTTGTATTTAAATTTAGATAATGAGCTGATTAAACGACTTTTCACTTCTGAAAAAACAGTGAAAGAATTATCCGTGATTGTGAATGTACTTTACATCCAAGCCTTACTATTAGGGCATTATCCGCTGAAACGCAAAGAAATGAAATTAATGAATCAAAATATGTTACAAATCTTAGAAATGCTATAG
- the fri gene encoding non-heme iron-binding ferritin Fri, with translation MKTINSVDTKEFLNHQVANLNVFTVKIHQIHWYMRGHNFFTLHEKMDDLYSEFGEQMDEVAERLLAIGGSPFSTLKEFLENASVEEAPYTKPKTMDQLMEDLVGTLELLRGEYQQGIELTDKEGDNVTNDMLIAFKASIDKHIWMFKAFLGKAPLE, from the coding sequence ATGAAAACAATTAACTCAGTAGACACAAAGGAATTTTTGAATCACCAAGTAGCGAACCTAAACGTATTCACAGTAAAAATTCATCAAATTCATTGGTATATGAGAGGACACAACTTCTTCACTTTACATGAAAAAATGGATGATTTATATAGCGAATTCGGCGAACAAATGGATGAAGTAGCAGAACGTTTACTAGCAATCGGCGGAAGCCCATTCTCAACATTAAAAGAGTTTTTAGAAAATGCGAGCGTAGAAGAAGCTCCTTATACGAAACCAAAAACAATGGATCAATTAATGGAAGACTTAGTTGGAACATTAGAATTACTTAGAGGCGAGTATCAACAAGGTATTGAGCTTACTGACAAAGAAGGCGACAACGTAACGAATGATATGCTCATTGCTTTCAAAGCAAGCATTGACAAACATATCTGGATGTTCAAAGCATTCTTAGGAAAAGCTCCATTAGAATAA